One stretch of Caldinitratiruptor microaerophilus DNA includes these proteins:
- the argB gene encoding acetylglutamate kinase has protein sequence MQEYIDKAAVLVEALPYIRTFAGKTVVIKYGGAAMAAAGLRDAVMQDVALMRFVGMNPVVVHGGGPEVSALMERLGMTPRFVDGLRVTDAATMEIAQMVLVGKTNREIVGALVAQGAKAIGLSGHDGGLIRATRHLHRGRDGELVDLGFVGDVAAVDAQVIESLTASGFVPVIAPIGLGADGQPYNINADTVAAEVAAALRAEKLVLLTDVEGLRADPADPRSRVSRIAAEDLRDWLAAGRIEGGMIPKVEACLRALEAGVRRVHIVDGRVPHALLLEVFTDQGVGTMVVR, from the coding sequence GTGCAGGAGTACATCGACAAGGCGGCCGTGCTGGTGGAGGCCCTGCCGTACATCCGGACGTTCGCCGGCAAGACGGTCGTCATCAAGTACGGCGGGGCGGCCATGGCCGCGGCCGGCCTGCGGGACGCCGTCATGCAGGACGTGGCGCTCATGCGGTTCGTCGGCATGAACCCGGTGGTCGTGCACGGCGGGGGGCCGGAGGTGTCGGCGCTCATGGAGCGCCTCGGCATGACCCCCCGGTTCGTCGACGGCCTCCGGGTGACGGACGCCGCCACCATGGAGATCGCCCAGATGGTGCTGGTGGGCAAGACGAACCGGGAGATCGTGGGGGCGCTGGTGGCGCAGGGGGCGAAGGCGATCGGCCTGAGCGGTCACGACGGGGGTCTCATCCGGGCCACCCGGCACCTGCACCGCGGCCGGGACGGCGAACTGGTCGACCTGGGCTTCGTCGGGGACGTGGCGGCGGTCGACGCCCAGGTGATCGAGTCCCTCACCGCGTCCGGCTTCGTGCCGGTCATCGCCCCGATCGGGCTGGGGGCCGACGGCCAGCCGTACAACATCAACGCCGACACCGTGGCCGCCGAGGTCGCCGCCGCCCTCCGGGCCGAGAAGCTGGTCCTCCTGACCGACGTGGAGGGCCTGCGCGCCGATCCGGCCGACCCCCGCAGCCGGGTCAGCCGCATCGCCGCCGAGGACCTGAGGGACTGGCTCGCCGCCGGGCGCATCGAGGGTGGCATGATCCCCAAGGTGGAGGCGTGCCTGCGGGCCCTCGAGGCGGGGGTGCGGCGGGTGCACATCGTGGACGGGCGCGTGCCCCACGCCCTGCTCCTCGAGGTCTTCACGGACCAGGGCGTCGGGACCATGGTCGTGCGGTGA
- the argJ gene encoding bifunctional glutamate N-acetyltransferase/amino-acid acetyltransferase ArgJ, producing MPYTIKGLGGVTAPRGFLAAGVHANVKGKGGLKKDVALVFSQVPAAAAGVFTRNRVKAAPVRLCEERVAGGRLQAIVANSGNANACTGEQGMRDAERMAQVAAEALGIAPELVAVASTGVIGVPLPMDRVEAGIRAAAAVLAPDGNAAAAQAIMTTDTFPKEWALQVELSGGRAVTIGGMAKGSGMIHPNMGTMLAFITTDAPIAPAALRAALERGVDASFNMISVDGDTSTNDTVLVLANGLAGGETIVQGTPDWEAFAAGLEQLLVHLARAVARDGEGATKLIEVRVEGAPTLRDARLAARAVAASNLVKAAVFGRDPNWGRVLAAMGYSGAEFDPDRVDLWLGHVQVMAGGAGLAFPEDEARRVLEQDEVVIRADLHAGPASATAWGCDLSYDYVKINADYRT from the coding sequence GTGCCGTACACCATCAAGGGCCTGGGCGGGGTGACCGCCCCCCGGGGCTTCCTTGCCGCCGGGGTGCACGCCAACGTGAAGGGCAAGGGCGGCCTGAAGAAGGACGTCGCCCTGGTCTTCTCGCAGGTGCCGGCGGCTGCCGCCGGCGTGTTCACGCGCAACCGCGTGAAGGCCGCGCCCGTGCGCCTGTGCGAGGAGCGGGTCGCCGGCGGGCGCCTGCAGGCCATCGTGGCGAACAGCGGCAACGCGAACGCCTGCACGGGCGAGCAGGGCATGCGGGACGCCGAACGCATGGCCCAGGTGGCCGCCGAGGCGCTCGGGATCGCCCCCGAGCTCGTGGCCGTGGCGTCGACCGGGGTGATCGGCGTGCCGCTGCCGATGGACCGGGTAGAGGCCGGCATCCGCGCCGCGGCGGCCGTCCTGGCGCCGGACGGCAACGCGGCCGCCGCCCAGGCGATCATGACCACCGACACGTTCCCGAAGGAGTGGGCCCTCCAGGTCGAGCTGAGCGGCGGGCGGGCCGTGACGATCGGCGGGATGGCGAAGGGCTCCGGCATGATCCACCCGAACATGGGCACCATGCTCGCCTTCATCACCACCGACGCCCCGATCGCCCCGGCCGCGCTCCGGGCGGCGCTGGAGCGGGGGGTCGACGCGAGCTTCAACATGATCAGCGTCGACGGCGACACCTCGACCAACGACACCGTCCTCGTCCTGGCCAACGGACTGGCCGGCGGGGAGACGATCGTCCAGGGCACCCCGGACTGGGAGGCGTTCGCCGCCGGGCTGGAGCAGCTCCTGGTCCACCTGGCGAGGGCCGTCGCCCGGGACGGGGAGGGGGCCACGAAGCTCATCGAGGTCCGGGTGGAGGGCGCCCCCACCCTGCGGGACGCCCGCCTGGCGGCCCGGGCGGTGGCGGCGTCGAACCTCGTGAAGGCGGCCGTCTTCGGGCGCGACCCCAACTGGGGCCGCGTCCTGGCGGCGATGGGCTACTCGGGCGCCGAGTTCGACCCCGACCGGGTCGACCTGTGGCTCGGGCACGTCCAGGTCATGGCCGGCGGGGCCGGGCTGGCGTTTCCGGAGGATGAGGCGCGCCGGGTCCTCGAGCAGGACGAGGTCGTCATCCGGGCCGACCTGCACGCCGGTCCGGCGTCGGCGACGGCGTGGGGCTGCGACCTGAGCTACGACTACGTGAAGATCAACGCGGACTACCGCACGTAG
- a CDS encoding N-acetyltransferase: protein MEIRKAVMADVPHIHRLVNDYAQQGLMLRRPLMLLYENVRDFAVAVEDGVVVGTGALHVLWHDLAEIRSLAVDPARTGGGVGRRLVEFLLAEAEALGLRRVMALTYQVGFFEKCGFAVVPKEKLPQKVWKECVYCDKFHACDEIAMIRYLGAPPAPGEDGDIPLVELPLWIRG from the coding sequence GTGGAGATCCGCAAGGCCGTCATGGCCGACGTCCCCCACATCCACCGGCTCGTCAACGACTACGCCCAGCAGGGCCTCATGCTCCGCCGCCCGCTGATGCTCCTGTACGAGAACGTGCGGGACTTCGCCGTCGCCGTGGAGGACGGCGTCGTGGTGGGCACCGGGGCGCTGCACGTGCTCTGGCACGACCTGGCCGAGATCCGGTCGCTGGCCGTCGACCCCGCCCGCACCGGCGGAGGGGTCGGGCGCCGGCTGGTCGAGTTCCTCCTGGCGGAGGCCGAGGCCCTGGGGCTGCGCCGGGTCATGGCGCTCACCTACCAGGTGGGCTTCTTCGAGAAGTGCGGCTTCGCCGTGGTCCCGAAGGAGAAGCTGCCCCAGAAGGTCTGGAAGGAATGCGTGTACTGCGACAAGTTCCACGCCTGCGACGAGATCGCCATGATCCGCTACCTGGGCGCGCCGCCCGCGCCCGGGGAGGACGGCGACATCCCGCTGGTCGAGCTTCCGCTGTGGATCCGGGGGTGA
- the argC gene encoding N-acetyl-gamma-glutamyl-phosphate reductase has protein sequence MIRVGIAGATGYTGVELVRILSRHPQVRIVAGTSEQYQGSALGAVFPHLGEEAGALELLPLEAERLAAACDVVFLALPHGVAGSVAPALVAEGVKVIDLGADFRLRDPEAYRAWYRHDPAPAELLAEAAYGLPELYREAIRPARLVANPGCYPTSCALAAAPLLKAGLVETRGIVFDSKSGVSGAGRGVSLGVHFGEVNENFKAYSVAGTHRHTPEIEQTLSDLAGEAIRVTFTPHLVPMTRGILTTAYFQLKEPVSREAVLEVFRDFYRGAPFVRVRPAGNLPQTKEVWGSNRCDIGVEVDARTGRVLVVAVLDNLVKGAAGQAVQNMNLLFGLPETLGLEALPVYP, from the coding sequence TTGATCCGCGTCGGCATCGCGGGAGCCACGGGGTACACCGGCGTCGAGCTGGTACGCATCCTGAGCCGCCACCCGCAGGTGCGCATCGTGGCGGGCACGAGCGAGCAGTACCAGGGCTCTGCCCTCGGAGCCGTCTTCCCGCACCTGGGTGAGGAGGCGGGGGCGCTCGAGCTTCTGCCCCTCGAGGCGGAGCGGCTGGCGGCCGCGTGCGACGTCGTCTTCCTGGCCCTCCCGCACGGGGTGGCCGGGTCGGTGGCGCCGGCCCTGGTGGCGGAGGGCGTCAAGGTCATCGACCTCGGCGCCGACTTCCGCCTGCGCGATCCGGAGGCGTACCGGGCCTGGTACCGGCACGACCCGGCGCCGGCGGAACTCCTCGCCGAGGCCGCCTACGGCCTGCCGGAACTGTACCGCGAGGCGATCCGCCCGGCCCGGCTGGTCGCCAACCCCGGGTGCTACCCCACCTCGTGCGCCCTGGCCGCCGCGCCGCTCCTGAAGGCGGGCCTCGTCGAGACCCGGGGGATCGTCTTCGACTCGAAGTCCGGCGTCTCCGGCGCCGGGCGGGGGGTCAGCCTGGGGGTCCACTTCGGCGAGGTCAACGAGAACTTCAAGGCGTACAGCGTCGCCGGTACCCACCGGCACACGCCGGAGATCGAGCAGACCCTCTCCGACCTGGCCGGCGAGGCGATCCGGGTCACCTTCACCCCCCACCTGGTGCCGATGACGCGGGGCATCCTCACCACGGCCTACTTCCAGCTGAAGGAGCCGGTCAGCCGGGAGGCGGTGCTGGAGGTCTTCCGGGACTTCTACCGCGGTGCGCCCTTCGTCCGCGTCCGCCCGGCCGGCAACCTCCCGCAGACGAAGGAGGTCTGGGGGTCCAACCGGTGCGACATCGGCGTGGAGGTCGACGCCCGCACCGGCCGGGTCCTGGTCGTGGCGGTGCTCGACAACCTCGTGAAGGGCGCCGCCGGGCAGGCGGTCCAGAACATGAACCTCCTCTTCGGGCTGCCCGAGACCCTGGGGCTCGAGGCGCTTCCCGTCTACCCGTAG
- a CDS encoding ribbon-helix-helix domain-containing protein → MTTVKKIVYLTEAQEQLLKRLAEEEGLSETEIVRRAIEAYSRVRTRDPLLDTIGIARGGPEDGAVNHDRYLFTRE, encoded by the coding sequence ATGACGACGGTCAAGAAGATCGTCTACCTGACCGAGGCCCAGGAGCAGCTCCTCAAGCGACTGGCCGAGGAGGAAGGGCTCAGCGAGACGGAGATCGTCCGTCGGGCCATCGAAGCATACAGCCGGGTCCGCACCCGCGACCCGCTCCTGGATACCATCGGCATCGCCCGGGGCGGCCCGGAGGACGGGGCGGTGAACCATGACCGCTACCTTTTCACCCGGGAGTAA
- a CDS encoding type II toxin-antitoxin system VapC family toxin produces MTATFSPGSKLFIDTGAFIALANAADRMHGGAASFYRSVPPRVPRLTTAAVLGETYTFLRYHLGRVPALRWLDGIEDAVATGHLKVIYPDAAADKATRDTLRRYPDQDLSYTDALTLVVLDMESVEYVFGFDHHLALTGRVLVPGPS; encoded by the coding sequence ATGACCGCTACCTTTTCACCCGGGAGTAAGCTCTTCATCGACACCGGGGCGTTCATCGCCCTGGCCAACGCCGCCGACCGGATGCACGGCGGCGCAGCCTCGTTCTACCGGTCGGTGCCCCCGCGAGTTCCGCGGCTGACGACCGCAGCCGTCCTGGGGGAGACGTACACCTTCCTGCGGTACCACCTTGGGCGGGTACCCGCTCTCCGGTGGCTGGACGGGATCGAGGACGCGGTCGCAACCGGCCACCTGAAGGTGATCTACCCGGACGCAGCCGCGGACAAGGCCACGCGGGACACGCTCCGACGCTACCCCGACCAGGACCTCTCCTACACCGACGCCCTGACCCTCGTGGTGCTCGACATGGAGTCCGTCGAGTACGTCTTCGGCTTCGACCACCACCTTGCACTGACCGGGCGGGTGCTCGTGCCGGGTCCCTCGTGA
- a CDS encoding QueT transporter family protein, giving the protein MKELFTMWRHTRMIVLVALSAALYAAVLIPFKAFPLIPGITEVRVAQVIPPVFSLLFGPAAAWGTAIGNLIGDIQGGTFGPGSAFGFVGNFYLGLIPYALWGRLGPFSSGEEPAMRSGRQVLEFIILTLISAVACAVIIAWGLEVLRLFPFAVLGNIITLNNFLFPAVLGPVLLGLLYGRVKRWGLLWTDIMPEADISRGSGALGTLLAVVGSFGAFVVGNWLSIGVLGSPAFAAGFARQGDPSLVGTGLVIWSLVPFMLALLLVLFTARPRLGLRAAGR; this is encoded by the coding sequence GTGAAGGAACTGTTCACGATGTGGCGCCACACCCGCATGATCGTCCTGGTGGCCCTCAGCGCCGCGCTCTACGCGGCCGTGCTCATCCCCTTCAAGGCCTTCCCCCTCATCCCCGGCATCACGGAGGTGCGGGTGGCCCAGGTGATTCCGCCGGTCTTCTCGCTGCTTTTCGGCCCCGCGGCCGCCTGGGGGACCGCGATCGGCAACCTGATCGGAGACATCCAGGGCGGAACCTTCGGCCCCGGCAGCGCGTTCGGGTTCGTCGGCAACTTCTACCTCGGTCTCATTCCCTACGCGCTCTGGGGGCGGCTCGGCCCCTTCAGTTCCGGTGAGGAACCGGCCATGCGCAGCGGCCGGCAGGTGCTGGAGTTCATCATCCTGACCCTCATCAGCGCCGTCGCCTGCGCGGTCATCATCGCCTGGGGCCTCGAGGTGCTGCGGCTGTTCCCGTTCGCGGTGCTCGGGAACATCATCACCCTGAACAACTTCCTCTTCCCGGCGGTGCTGGGTCCCGTGCTCCTGGGTCTCCTGTACGGGCGGGTCAAGCGCTGGGGCCTTCTGTGGACTGACATCATGCCGGAGGCGGACATCTCCCGCGGGAGCGGCGCCCTGGGTACCCTGCTCGCGGTGGTCGGCTCGTTCGGGGCGTTCGTGGTCGGCAACTGGCTGTCGATTGGGGTGCTCGGCTCCCCGGCGTTCGCCGCGGGCTTCGCCCGCCAGGGCGATCCGAGCCTGGTCGGCACCGGGCTCGTGATCTGGAGCCTCGTGCCCTTCATGCTGGCGCTCCTGCTCGTCCTGTTCACGGCCCGGCCCCGGCTGGGCCTGCGGGCGGCCGGGCGCTAG
- a CDS encoding energy-coupling factor transporter transmembrane component T family protein codes for MDIYFYVPGDSILHRLDPRTKMFLLLAVLLLAVATDTPLLPGALVAASLLGAAVARAWPALRRVRVLVGTVFTVSMGMWSLLAQGRTPLLGPVEVESVLFGVATGLKLSAMIVSSVLFLATTRNEEIAAGLIRLGVPYSVGFAFSTALRLVPTFVGAGVTIIQAQKSRGLDVESGGLITRMRKHLPLMVPVFASALRSTNQFAMALESKGFGARPRRTDYLQLRFTLRDWLWSAAAAVGAAVALYLRFTGAGSLSGLVR; via the coding sequence ATGGACATCTACTTCTACGTTCCCGGGGACAGCATTCTCCACCGCCTGGACCCCCGGACCAAGATGTTCCTCCTCCTGGCGGTGCTGCTCCTGGCCGTCGCCACGGACACCCCGCTCCTGCCCGGGGCGCTGGTGGCGGCGAGCCTTCTGGGAGCGGCGGTGGCCCGTGCGTGGCCGGCTCTCCGGCGGGTGCGGGTGCTGGTCGGGACGGTCTTCACCGTGTCGATGGGGATGTGGTCGCTGCTGGCGCAGGGCCGGACGCCGCTTCTCGGGCCGGTCGAGGTCGAGTCGGTCCTGTTCGGGGTGGCGACGGGCCTCAAGCTGTCGGCGATGATCGTCTCCTCCGTGCTCTTCCTGGCGACCACTCGCAACGAGGAGATCGCCGCCGGGCTCATCCGCCTCGGCGTGCCGTATTCCGTGGGGTTTGCGTTCTCCACCGCGCTGCGGCTCGTGCCGACGTTCGTGGGGGCAGGGGTCACCATCATCCAGGCGCAGAAGTCCCGGGGGCTCGACGTGGAGTCCGGCGGCCTCATCACCCGGATGCGCAAGCACCTGCCGCTCATGGTACCGGTCTTCGCCTCGGCTCTGCGCTCCACGAACCAGTTCGCCATGGCGCTGGAATCCAAGGGCTTCGGCGCGCGGCCCCGGCGCACCGACTACTTGCAGCTCCGGTTCACCCTCCGGGACTGGCTGTGGAGTGCCGCTGCGGCCGTCGGAGCGGCGGTGGCCCTCTACTTGCGGTTCACCGGTGCGGGCAGCCTGAGTGGTCTCGTGCGGTGA
- a CDS encoding ABC transporter ATP-binding protein yields the protein MIPQLNEGTGSLAAGPEGRRAPVAALSGVTFTYRGGRKPALRDVNLTLNPGEFVVILGASGAGKSTLCYCLNGLIPHFLRGHLEGDVQVFGVSTRGRRVNQLAELVGLVFQDFEAQLFSTNVELEVAFGPENFGVSVEEIRRRVAEALATVGLTGLERREPATLSGGQKQRLAIASVLSIHPRLLVMDEPTTDLDPVGKEGVFAVARDLRARDDVTLVIAEHEVEEAAVADRVVVLEDGRVVADGPPSEVLTRPDWLEARGVQPLGAAQLLARLGEEPALDVEEAVRRLRAAGWAIDPEAYRRLVEADARRAESYGEPIIEVRDLEHRYANGLLALAGVNLTIRSGEFVAVVGQNGSGKTTLVKHMNGLLSPTAGEVRVAGVSTAGQSVLQLGRTVGYVFQNPDHQIFAETVFDEVAFGPRNHGVTGAELRQRVTEALEAVGLAGREQEDPFAMTKGERQRVAVASVLATRPRVIILDEPTTGLDYREQRRMMDLVRRLSEAGHTILFVTHTMWVVAEYAHRTVVVRDGRIWMDGPTRQVMAREPELLEAHLRPPQLVRISNRLGGTLLSLDECLAVLRRGDSRLAREEA from the coding sequence TTGATCCCACAGCTCAACGAGGGTACCGGCAGTCTGGCGGCGGGCCCCGAGGGTCGCCGGGCACCCGTTGCGGCCCTGAGCGGCGTCACGTTCACCTACCGGGGCGGTAGGAAGCCCGCGCTCCGAGACGTCAACCTCACCCTCAACCCCGGGGAGTTCGTCGTGATCCTGGGGGCCAGCGGCGCGGGGAAGTCCACCCTCTGTTACTGCCTGAACGGCCTCATCCCCCACTTCCTGCGGGGCCACCTGGAAGGGGACGTGCAGGTTTTCGGGGTCTCCACCCGGGGCCGCCGGGTGAACCAGCTGGCCGAACTGGTGGGGCTCGTGTTCCAGGACTTCGAGGCCCAGCTCTTCTCCACCAACGTGGAGCTCGAGGTCGCCTTCGGGCCGGAGAACTTCGGGGTGAGCGTCGAGGAGATCCGCCGCCGGGTGGCAGAGGCCCTGGCCACCGTGGGGCTCACGGGGCTCGAGCGCCGCGAGCCTGCCACCCTGTCCGGCGGGCAGAAGCAGCGGCTCGCCATCGCCTCGGTGCTCAGCATCCACCCCCGCCTTCTCGTCATGGACGAGCCAACCACGGACCTGGACCCCGTCGGCAAGGAAGGCGTCTTCGCCGTGGCCCGGGACCTCCGGGCCCGTGACGACGTGACGCTCGTCATCGCCGAGCACGAGGTCGAGGAGGCGGCCGTGGCGGACCGGGTCGTCGTCCTCGAGGACGGCCGGGTGGTGGCGGACGGACCGCCCTCCGAGGTCCTCACCCGGCCGGACTGGCTGGAGGCGCGCGGCGTCCAGCCCCTCGGGGCCGCCCAGTTGCTGGCGCGGCTCGGAGAGGAGCCGGCCCTCGACGTCGAGGAAGCCGTGCGGCGGCTCAGGGCCGCCGGCTGGGCCATCGACCCGGAGGCGTACCGCCGCCTCGTCGAGGCCGACGCCCGGCGGGCCGAAAGCTACGGCGAGCCGATCATCGAGGTGCGGGACCTGGAACATCGCTACGCCAACGGCCTGCTGGCGCTGGCCGGGGTGAACCTCACCATCCGGTCGGGGGAGTTCGTGGCGGTCGTGGGCCAGAACGGGAGCGGCAAGACCACCCTGGTGAAGCACATGAACGGGCTCCTGAGCCCTACCGCCGGGGAGGTCCGTGTCGCCGGGGTGAGCACGGCCGGCCAGAGCGTGCTCCAGCTCGGGCGGACGGTCGGCTACGTGTTCCAGAACCCGGACCACCAGATCTTTGCCGAGACGGTCTTCGACGAGGTCGCCTTCGGCCCCCGCAATCACGGCGTCACCGGGGCCGAACTCAGGCAGCGGGTCACGGAGGCGCTGGAGGCCGTGGGGCTGGCCGGGCGGGAGCAGGAGGACCCGTTCGCCATGACCAAGGGCGAGCGCCAGCGCGTGGCGGTCGCCTCGGTCCTTGCCACCCGGCCCCGGGTGATCATCCTGGACGAGCCGACGACCGGGCTCGACTACCGGGAGCAGCGGCGGATGATGGACCTGGTGCGGCGGCTCTCCGAGGCGGGCCATACCATCCTGTTCGTCACCCACACGATGTGGGTGGTGGCCGAGTACGCCCACCGGACCGTGGTGGTGCGGGACGGCCGCATCTGGATGGACGGGCCCACCCGGCAGGTCATGGCGCGGGAGCCCGAACTCCTCGAGGCCCACCTGCGGCCACCGCAGCTGGTTCGGATCTCCAACCGCCTGGGGGGCACGCTCCTCAGCCTGGACGAGTGCCTGGCGGTGCTGCGCAGGGGAGACTCCCGGTTGGCCCGGGAGGAGGCGTGA
- a CDS encoding metal-dependent hydrolase — protein MDVFTHGLLGLTVGRVKGPEQGPTPRAVAWAAVLASLAPDLDVFYGRNEALAAFKYHRAYTHSFLLAPLMAAAVTGVVKLAFPKARPLPVYGFSLLSLLLAHIVPDIWTGWGTMALLPFSSVRLGLDWVSIVDPLLTGLVVAALLWGRLRPGVRRQAALAGLVAVYAYVGMRGVQAQVLRARVAAAYPAASRIQVWPTFNSFGAWQYAAELSGTYATGRVGPWSGVAQDQELPAADNPRVLEALRRSPDLTPLLRFARFPLVISQTLPDGSLAVSIQDLRYNYARYRAVLGAGLELRGLEVERVRLHFGHR, from the coding sequence GTGGACGTCTTCACCCACGGCCTCCTGGGCCTCACGGTGGGCCGGGTCAAGGGACCCGAGCAAGGGCCGACGCCGCGGGCGGTGGCCTGGGCCGCGGTGCTGGCCTCGCTGGCGCCTGACCTGGACGTGTTCTACGGCCGGAACGAGGCCCTGGCCGCCTTCAAGTATCACCGGGCCTACACCCACTCCTTCCTTCTGGCCCCCCTCATGGCGGCGGCCGTGACGGGGGTCGTGAAGCTGGCGTTCCCGAAGGCCCGGCCTCTGCCCGTCTACGGGTTCAGCTTGCTCTCCCTTCTTCTCGCTCACATCGTTCCGGACATCTGGACCGGCTGGGGCACCATGGCGCTCCTCCCCTTCAGCAGCGTTCGCCTGGGTCTGGACTGGGTGTCGATCGTCGACCCGCTCCTCACGGGCCTCGTCGTGGCCGCCCTCCTCTGGGGCCGGCTGCGGCCCGGGGTGCGCCGGCAGGCGGCCCTGGCCGGCCTCGTGGCGGTGTATGCCTACGTCGGGATGCGAGGCGTGCAGGCGCAGGTGCTGCGGGCCCGGGTTGCTGCCGCCTACCCCGCTGCCAGCCGCATCCAGGTGTGGCCGACCTTCAATTCGTTCGGCGCCTGGCAGTACGCGGCGGAGCTGTCCGGCACCTATGCCACGGGCCGTGTGGGACCGTGGAGCGGGGTGGCGCAGGACCAGGAGCTGCCAGCCGCCGACAACCCCCGGGTCCTCGAGGCGCTGCGTCGCTCTCCGGACCTGACGCCGCTCCTCCGGTTCGCCCGCTTCCCGCTCGTGATCAGCCAGACGCTTCCTGACGGCAGCCTGGCCGTCTCGATCCAGGACCTCCGTTACAACTACGCCCGGTACCGAGCGGTGCTCGGTGCGGGTCTCGAACTCCGGGGTCTTGAGGTCGAGCGGGTGCGGCTGCACTTCGGCCACCGGTAG
- a CDS encoding ABC transporter permease: MSADRIGLLYLAAQNLRRRPARSAVSVLGVVLATATLFAVLLGLFGARRSATIGLERLGADLLVVPAEHRHETQEALLMGAPTSFYMDGSLEERVRAIPGVKQASGQIFIETLESAACCTGRVFVVAFDPQTDFTILPWLSTALKRPLRDDEVVVGRFILPLVGEKVKYYGREFTIAGKLYRTGTGIDETVFMTRQAAHEMAEVSKTRATRPLDIPPGAVSAILVRLQPDADPAAVAAAIEKLAPGLSVIARDEVSRTVAEGYARAVEWVLIAAGAALLTSLLMVAVLFMAIVTERRRELGLLRAMGASRHSVLSLILAEAVLLSLTGGAVGVAVGAGAFILYEDLIRQTLQIPYIWPAVWQLALLVAGSLLAAALVGLVAAGYPAARAATLEPYAAIRTGE, translated from the coding sequence TTGTCGGCGGATCGCATCGGCCTCCTCTACCTGGCGGCCCAGAACCTGCGCCGGCGGCCGGCGCGCAGCGCCGTGAGCGTCCTCGGCGTGGTGCTGGCGACGGCCACCCTGTTCGCCGTCCTCCTCGGACTCTTCGGCGCCAGGCGCAGCGCGACGATCGGGCTGGAGCGCCTCGGCGCCGACCTCCTGGTGGTCCCTGCGGAGCACCGGCATGAGACGCAGGAGGCGCTCCTGATGGGCGCCCCGACCAGCTTCTACATGGACGGCTCGCTCGAGGAGCGGGTCCGGGCCATTCCCGGGGTGAAGCAGGCGAGCGGCCAGATCTTCATCGAGACACTCGAGTCCGCCGCCTGCTGCACCGGCCGTGTGTTCGTGGTCGCCTTCGACCCGCAGACGGACTTCACCATCCTGCCGTGGCTCAGTACCGCCCTGAAGAGGCCTCTCCGCGACGACGAGGTCGTGGTCGGCCGCTTCATCCTGCCCCTGGTCGGCGAGAAGGTGAAGTACTACGGCCGCGAGTTCACCATCGCCGGGAAGCTGTACCGGACGGGCACGGGCATCGACGAGACGGTCTTCATGACCCGGCAGGCGGCCCACGAGATGGCCGAGGTGTCGAAGACCCGGGCCACCCGCCCGCTCGACATTCCGCCCGGGGCGGTCTCCGCCATCCTGGTCCGCCTGCAGCCGGATGCCGACCCGGCCGCGGTGGCGGCGGCGATCGAGAAGCTCGCACCCGGTCTCAGCGTCATCGCCCGGGACGAGGTGTCCCGGACGGTGGCAGAGGGTTACGCCCGTGCGGTGGAGTGGGTCCTGATCGCCGCCGGGGCGGCGCTCCTCACGTCCCTCCTCATGGTGGCGGTGCTCTTCATGGCGATCGTCACGGAGCGCCGGCGCGAGCTCGGGCTCCTGCGGGCGATGGGCGCCTCCCGGCACAGCGTCCTCTCCCTCATCCTGGCGGAGGCGGTGCTCCTCTCGCTCACCGGCGGCGCGGTCGGCGTCGCGGTGGGGGCGGGTGCGTTCATCCTGTACGAGGACCTCATCCGCCAGACGCTCCAGATCCCCTACATCTGGCCGGCCGTCTGGCAACTGGCGCTCCTGGTGGCGGGCAGCCTGCTGGCGGCGGCCCTGGTCGGACTCGTGGCCGCCGGCTACCCGGCCGCGCGGGCGGCGACCCTGGAGCCCTACGCGGCCATCCGGACGGGCGAGTAG